CACCTCGAAGAACACGAACAGGTTGAACAGATCGCCCGTGAGGAAGGCGCCGTTCAGGCCCATCAGCAGGAACTGGAACAAGGGGTGGAAATGCACGCCCAGGCGATCCCAGCGCGCCAGCGAGTAGATCAGCGCCGCCAGCCCCAGCACCGCATTGAGCGCCAGCATGATGGCCGACAGCCGGTCGACCACCAGCACGATGCCGAACGGCGCCGGCCAGTCGCCGGGCAGGTAGACGCCGACGCCTGTGGGCCAGTGCCCCCCTGCCCCGGCCGCCAGCGCCAGCAGGGCGATGGCGGCGGCCAGCTGGGCCAGCCCCGACGCCACCGCGATGCCGGCCCGCAGGCCGCGGCGGGTGTCGGCCAGCAGCAGCATCGCCGCGCCGGCGATCAGCGGCACCGCGATGGGATAGATGGGCGCGTGTTGCAGCCAGTCGATCAAGATTCCGACTCCCTGCCATCGACATGGTCAGTGCCGGTGAGGCCGCGCGAGGCCAGCAGCACCACCAGGAACAGCGCGGTGGTGGCGAAGCCGATGACGATGGCGGTAAGCACCAGCGCCTGGGGCAGCGGATCGGCCATCGCGGCCGGGTCGGGCGCCACCGCCGGGTCGATGACCGGCGGGCGGCCGACCGTCAGCCGGCCGATGCCGAAAATGAACAGGTTGACGGCGTACGAGACCAGCGTCAGCCCCATGATGAGCTGGAAGGTGCGCGGCCGCAGAATCAGCCACACGCCGGATCCGGCCAGCACGCCGATAGCGGCGGCGTATATCAATTCCATCAGGCGGTACCTCCGGCTTCTTGCGCGGCTGCCTGGGCTTCGGCCGCCGCCTTGCGCTGCGCGCGCAGTGATTGGTGGGCCAGCGCAACCAGCACCAGCAAGGTGCCGCCGACCACCAGCATATAAACGCCCACGTCGAACAGCAGCACGGTGGAAAGATGGATGTGCCCGAGCAGCGGCACCGGGACATCCCAGGCCAGCGCCGACAGGAACGGCCGCGCGGCCAGCCAGGCCGACGTGGCGGTAAGGCCGGCGCACAGCAGGCCCAGCCCGATCCAGTGCTGGGGGTTGAGGCGGCTGCGCGACTCGACCCAGTAGACGCCGCCCACCATGTATTGCAGGATCACCGCCGTGGCCATGACCAGGCCGCCCACAAAGCCGCCGCCCGGCTGGTTGTGGCCGCGCAGCAGCAGGTAGGCCGACACCATGGCCGCCACGGGCAGCAGCAGGCGCACCAGCACCGCCGGCAGCGCCATCGCGCCATCGGGCAGTTCCGCCTGGATGTCGGGCGCCGCGCTGGGCGCGCTGGCCGGGTCGCGCTGCTGCAGCGGCAGGTCGGCGCTTTCGGGGGCCGGCCGGAAGCGGCGCAGCAAGGCGTATACGGTGAGCGCGACGATGCCTACCACGGTGATTTCGCCCAGCGTATCGAAGCCGCGGAAGTCGACCAGGATGACATTGACCACGTTGGTGCCGCCGCCTTCCGGCAGGGCCTTGTCGACAAAGAAGGACGAGATGGTCTGCCGCGGCGAGCGCGTCAGCATGGCGTAGGCCAGCGCCGCCACCGACGTGCCCGCGACCGCGGCGATGATCACGTCGCGGGTGCGCCGCAGGCGCGCGCGCGTTTCGTGCCGTTCGCCGTCGAGGCTGCCCTCGATGCGGCGCGGCAGCCAGCGCAGCCCGGAAAGCAGCAGCACCACCGTGACCACTTCGACGGCCAGTTGCGTCAGGGCGAGGTCGGGCGCCGAAAACCAGACGAAAGTCAGACAGGTGGCCAGCCCGGCCCCGCCCGCCAGGATGAGCGCGGCCAGGCGGTGGTACTTGGCCTGGAAGGCCGTGCCGACCGCGCAGATGCCGCCCACGATCCAGAGCACGGCAAAGGCCGGATCGAGCGCCGTGACCGGAGCCGGGGCATCGTTCCAGCGGCCATGGTGCAGCGGCAGCCAGGCCACCAGCAGCGCGCCGACCACGATCAGCACCATCTGCACCTGCAGGCGCGGCGAGGCGACGCGGCCCAGCAGCCAGCCGGCCGCCACGCTGGAGTAGTCGAGCAGGAACTCGAACGAGCGCCGGCCGTCGAGCCGGTAAATGAACGGCACCCGCCCCGGCTGCGCCTGCTGGCGCGCCCGCAGCGCCAGGTACAGCGCTATGCCCGCCACCATGGCCGCGAAGCTCATGACCAGCGGCAGGTTCAGGCCGTGCCATACCGCCAGGCTGTATTCCGGCATGTTGGAGCCCAGCACACTCTGGGCGGCGGCGTGCAGGAAGGGGCCGACGGTGATGCCGGGAATCACGCCCACCACCAGGCACATCAGCACCAGCAGGCCACTGGGTACCAGCATCCAGCGCGGCGGTTCGTGCGGCGCGCGCGGCAGGTCGCGGGCGGACGGACCGAAGAAGACCTGCAGGATGAAGCGCAGCGAATAGGCCACGCTGAAGGCGCTGGCCAGCACCGCCAGCGCCGGCAGGCCGTACTGGATGAGCGGGTCGCCGCTGACGAAGGTGGTCTCGGCGAAGAACATTTCTTTCGAGATGAAGCCGTTGAGCAGCGGCACCCCGGCCATGGCCGCAGCCGCCACCATGGCCAGCGTGGCGGTGATGGGCATGGCGCGCCGCAGGCCGCTGAGCCGGCCCAGGTCGCGCGTGCCGGTTTCGTGGTCGACGATGCCGGCCGCCATGAACAGCGACGCCTTGAAGGTGGCGTGGTTGACCATGTGGAAGATGGCCGCCACCAGCCCCAGCGAGCTGTTCATGCCCAGCAGCAGCGTGATCAGGCCCAGGTGGCTGATGGTGGAATAGGCCAGCACGCCTTTCATGTCTTGCTGGAAGATCGCCGCGTAGGCCCCCAGCACCAGCGAGCACAGCCCCGCCCCGCCGATGATCCAGAACCATTCTTCGGTGCCGGCCAGCACCGGCCAGAAGCGCGCCAGCAGGAACACGCCGGCCTTCACCATGGTGGCCGAATGCAGGTAGGCCGACACCGGCGTGGGCGCGGCCATGGCGTTGGGCAGCCAGAACTGGAAGGGAAACTGCGCGCTTTTGGTCAGCGCGCCCAGCGCCACCAGGGCGACCACGGCCGGGTACCAGGGATCGGCCCGCACCAGGTCGCCGGACGCGAGTACGCGGTCGAGGTCGTAGCTGCCGACGATGTG
This genomic window from Bordetella petrii contains:
- a CDS encoding Na+/H+ antiporter subunit C — translated: MELIYAAAIGVLAGSGVWLILRPRTFQLIMGLTLVSYAVNLFIFGIGRLTVGRPPVIDPAVAPDPAAMADPLPQALVLTAIVIGFATTALFLVVLLASRGLTGTDHVDGRESES
- a CDS encoding monovalent cation/H+ antiporter subunit A, which translates into the protein MSLILILALPFAGSLCAALLPSNARNAEAWLAGLTALACMLLVAGLYPQVADGGVIRADLAWAPALGLQFTLRMDGYAWLFALIVSGMGALVVLYARYYMSPEDPVPRFFSFFLAFMAAMLGVVLSGNLIQLVLFWEMTSLASFMLIAYWHHRLDAKRGARMALTVTGAGGLCLLAGVLILGHIVGSYDLDRVLASGDLVRADPWYPAVVALVALGALTKSAQFPFQFWLPNAMAAPTPVSAYLHSATMVKAGVFLLARFWPVLAGTEEWFWIIGGAGLCSLVLGAYAAIFQQDMKGVLAYSTISHLGLITLLLGMNSSLGLVAAIFHMVNHATFKASLFMAAGIVDHETGTRDLGRLSGLRRAMPITATLAMVAAAAMAGVPLLNGFISKEMFFAETTFVSGDPLIQYGLPALAVLASAFSVAYSLRFILQVFFGPSARDLPRAPHEPPRWMLVPSGLLVLMCLVVGVIPGITVGPFLHAAAQSVLGSNMPEYSLAVWHGLNLPLVMSFAAMVAGIALYLALRARQQAQPGRVPFIYRLDGRRSFEFLLDYSSVAAGWLLGRVASPRLQVQMVLIVVGALLVAWLPLHHGRWNDAPAPVTALDPAFAVLWIVGGICAVGTAFQAKYHRLAALILAGGAGLATCLTFVWFSAPDLALTQLAVEVVTVVLLLSGLRWLPRRIEGSLDGERHETRARLRRTRDVIIAAVAGTSVAALAYAMLTRSPRQTISSFFVDKALPEGGGTNVVNVILVDFRGFDTLGEITVVGIVALTVYALLRRFRPAPESADLPLQQRDPASAPSAAPDIQAELPDGAMALPAVLVRLLLPVAAMVSAYLLLRGHNQPGGGFVGGLVMATAVILQYMVGGVYWVESRSRLNPQHWIGLGLLCAGLTATSAWLAARPFLSALAWDVPVPLLGHIHLSTVLLFDVGVYMLVVGGTLLVLVALAHQSLRAQRKAAAEAQAAAQEAGGTA